One window from the genome of Streptomyces sp. NBC_01476 encodes:
- the murG gene encoding undecaprenyldiphospho-muramoylpentapeptide beta-N-acetylglucosaminyltransferase produces the protein MHVVLAGGGTAGHIEPALALADALRRQDPTVGITALGTERGLETRLVPERGYELALIPAVPLPRRPTPELITVPGRLRGTIKAAEQILERTKADCLVGFGGYVALPGYLAAKRLGVPIVVHEANARPGLANKIGSRYAHAVAVSTPDSKLRDARYIGIPLRRTIATLDRAAARPEARHVLGLDQNLPTLLVSGGSQGARRLNEVVTTVAPRLQQSGVQILHAVGPKNELPQSDNMPGMPPYRPVPYLDRMDLAYAAADMMLCRAGAMTVAELSAVGLPAAYVPLPIGNGEQRLNAQPVVKAGGGLLVDDAELTPDWVLGNVLPVLTDPHRLYDMSRAAAEFGRRDADELLLGMVYEAVAANRAR, from the coding sequence GTGCATGTCGTACTCGCCGGTGGGGGGACCGCCGGCCACATCGAGCCGGCGCTCGCGCTCGCCGATGCCCTGCGCAGGCAGGACCCGACGGTGGGAATCACCGCACTGGGCACCGAACGCGGCCTGGAGACCAGGCTGGTGCCCGAACGCGGCTATGAACTCGCCCTGATCCCCGCCGTTCCGCTGCCACGCCGGCCGACCCCCGAACTGATCACCGTGCCGGGCCGGTTGCGCGGCACCATCAAGGCCGCCGAGCAGATCCTGGAACGCACCAAGGCCGACTGCCTGGTCGGCTTCGGCGGTTACGTGGCGCTGCCCGGCTATCTGGCGGCCAAGCGGCTCGGCGTGCCGATCGTGGTGCACGAGGCGAACGCCCGCCCCGGCCTGGCCAACAAGATCGGCTCCCGGTACGCGCACGCGGTGGCCGTCTCCACCCCGGACAGCAAGCTGCGCGACGCCCGCTACATCGGCATCCCGCTGCGGCGCACCATCGCCACCCTGGACCGGGCCGCGGCCCGCCCGGAGGCCCGGCATGTCCTCGGACTCGACCAGAACCTGCCCACCCTGCTGGTCTCCGGGGGCTCCCAGGGCGCCCGCCGGCTCAACGAGGTGGTCACCACGGTCGCCCCGCGGCTCCAGCAGTCCGGCGTCCAGATCCTGCACGCGGTCGGCCCGAAGAACGAACTGCCGCAGTCCGACAACATGCCCGGTATGCCGCCGTACCGCCCGGTGCCGTACCTGGACCGGATGGATCTCGCGTACGCCGCCGCCGACATGATGCTCTGCCGGGCCGGCGCCATGACCGTCGCCGAACTCTCCGCGGTCGGCCTGCCCGCCGCGTACGTGCCGCTGCCGATCGGCAACGGCGAACAGCGGCTCAACGCGCAGCCGGTGGTCAAGGCCGGCGGCGGTCTGCTGGTGGACGACGCGGAGCTGACCCCCGACTGGGTGCTCGGCAATGTGCTGCCGGTGCTCACCGACCCGCACCGCCTGTACGACATGTCGCGCGCCGCCGCTGAGTTCGGCCGCCGTGACGCCGACGAGCTGCTGCTCGGCATGGTGTACGAGGCGGTCGCGGCCAACCGGGCACGATAG
- the ftsW gene encoding putative lipid II flippase FtsW — translation MSADRPAAGGRPGAASGSPARRRPADVQAAGRAAPGVARPPADRAPAGRAGARAVPGLSLPGRKAAPRGSARRGAARLPQRLREAWDRPLTAYYVILGAGLLITVLGLVMVYSASQIVALQNGLPSTFYFRKQLLAVAIGAVLLWAAARLPVKLHRALAYPLLLGAVFLMVLVQVPGIGQTVNGNTNWISIGGPFQLQPSEFGKLALAMWGADLLARKGDKNLLVQWKHLLVPLVPVAVLLLGLIMLGGDMGTAMILTAVLFGMLWLAGAPTRLFSGVLAGAAALGALAIGTNSNRMSRLHCIAATDPDHGCWQAVHGIYALASGGWFGSGLGASVEKWGELPEPHTDFIFAVTGEELGLAGTLSVLALFAALGYAGIRVAGRTEDPFVRFAAGGVTTWITVQAVINIGAVLGLLPIAGVPLPLFSYGGSAILPTMFAIGLLISFARSEPAARAALAVRGRKRRTNPLTGAVRRTMRRHAGRRPSGER, via the coding sequence ATGAGCGCGGACCGGCCCGCGGCGGGCGGGCGGCCGGGAGCCGCGTCCGGCAGCCCGGCCCGGCGCCGCCCGGCGGACGTGCAGGCCGCCGGACGGGCCGCGCCCGGGGTGGCGCGCCCGCCCGCGGACAGGGCACCGGCGGGCCGCGCCGGGGCGCGGGCCGTGCCCGGGCTGTCGCTGCCCGGCCGGAAAGCCGCCCCGCGGGGCAGCGCGCGGCGCGGCGCCGCCCGCCTTCCGCAGCGGCTGCGCGAGGCATGGGACCGGCCGCTGACCGCCTACTACGTGATCCTCGGCGCCGGACTGCTGATCACCGTGCTGGGCCTGGTGATGGTCTACTCCGCCTCCCAGATCGTCGCACTGCAGAACGGACTGCCCTCCACGTTCTACTTCCGCAAGCAACTCCTCGCGGTGGCCATCGGCGCCGTACTGCTCTGGGCCGCCGCCCGGCTGCCGGTCAAGCTGCACCGCGCGCTGGCCTACCCACTGCTGCTCGGCGCGGTGTTCTTGATGGTGCTCGTACAGGTGCCGGGAATCGGGCAGACGGTCAACGGCAACACCAACTGGATCTCCATCGGCGGCCCCTTCCAGCTCCAGCCGAGCGAGTTCGGCAAACTCGCCCTCGCCATGTGGGGCGCCGACCTGCTGGCCCGCAAGGGCGACAAGAACCTGCTGGTCCAGTGGAAGCACCTGCTCGTCCCGCTGGTCCCGGTCGCCGTCCTGCTGCTCGGCCTGATCATGCTCGGCGGCGACATGGGCACCGCCATGATCCTCACCGCCGTCCTGTTCGGCATGCTCTGGCTGGCCGGCGCCCCCACCCGGCTCTTCTCCGGCGTACTGGCCGGCGCCGCCGCGCTGGGCGCCCTGGCCATCGGCACCAACTCCAACCGGATGAGCCGGCTGCACTGCATCGCCGCCACCGACCCCGACCACGGCTGCTGGCAGGCCGTGCACGGCATCTACGCCCTCGCGTCCGGCGGCTGGTTCGGCTCCGGCCTCGGGGCCAGTGTGGAGAAATGGGGTGAACTCCCGGAACCGCACACCGACTTCATCTTCGCCGTGACCGGGGAGGAACTGGGCCTTGCGGGGACACTGTCGGTCCTGGCCCTCTTCGCGGCACTAGGCTACGCGGGTATCCGCGTGGCCGGTCGTACGGAGGACCCCTTCGTCAGGTTCGCAGCGGGTGGCGTGACCACCTGGATCACGGTGCAGGCCGTGATCAACATCGGTGCGGTGCTCGGCCTGCTGCCGATCGCCGGAGTCCCGCTCCCGCTGTTCTCCTACGGAGGCTCCGCCATCCTGCCGACCATGTTCGCGATCGGGCTGCTGATCTCCTTCGCCAGGAGCGAGCCCGCGGCGCGAGCGGCACTCGCCGTGCGGGGGCGGAAGAGGCGGACCAACCCCCTGACCGGGGCTGTGAGAAGGACGATGCGACGGCACGCCGGAAGGCGGCCGTCCGGAGAGCGGTGA
- the murD gene encoding UDP-N-acetylmuramoyl-L-alanine--D-glutamate ligase, whose product MTAAQRLKGTAVTVAGLGVSGVPAAKALHALGAHVTVVNGTAGEKQQAEAAQLEALGIAVRLGDGDSWPDGTELVVTSPGWRPDSPLFTAAAERGVEIWGDVELAWRLRGPAAAPWLAVTGTNGKTTTTRMLAAILTAAGLRTAAVGNIGVSLLDAVLGEQEYDVLAVELSSYQLHWAPSIRPHSAAVLNLAPDHLDWHGSMAAYAADKGRIYHGNQVACVYNTADPETERLVREADVEEGCRAIGFTLEAPRVSELGVVDGLLVDRAFVPDRQGTAQELAGTGDVQPPAPHNIANALAAAALARAYGVEPAAVREGLRAFRPDAHRIAEVAVVDGVTYVDDSKATNTHAAQASLAAYDSVVWLAGGLAKGAEFDELAARAADRLRGVVLFGADRALIREALARHAPQVPVVELERTDTGAMSAAVTAARELARPGDTVLLAPACASMDMFTNYNQRGDLFAAAVQTLSVPTDQPR is encoded by the coding sequence ATGACGGCGGCGCAGCGACTGAAGGGCACCGCGGTCACCGTCGCCGGCCTCGGCGTCTCCGGGGTGCCCGCGGCGAAGGCGCTGCACGCCCTGGGTGCCCACGTCACGGTGGTCAACGGCACCGCGGGGGAGAAGCAGCAGGCCGAGGCGGCGCAACTGGAAGCCCTCGGCATCGCCGTACGCCTCGGTGACGGCGACTCCTGGCCGGACGGTACGGAGCTGGTCGTCACCAGCCCCGGCTGGCGGCCGGACAGCCCGCTGTTCACCGCCGCCGCCGAGCGGGGCGTCGAGATCTGGGGCGACGTCGAACTGGCCTGGCGGCTGCGCGGCCCGGCCGCGGCGCCGTGGCTCGCGGTCACCGGCACCAACGGCAAGACCACCACCACCCGGATGCTCGCCGCCATCCTGACCGCCGCCGGGCTGCGGACCGCCGCGGTCGGCAACATCGGCGTCTCGCTGCTCGACGCGGTGCTCGGCGAGCAGGAGTACGACGTGCTCGCCGTCGAGCTCTCCAGCTACCAGCTGCACTGGGCGCCCAGCATCCGCCCGCACTCCGCGGCGGTGCTCAACCTCGCGCCCGACCACCTGGACTGGCACGGCTCGATGGCGGCGTACGCGGCCGACAAGGGCCGGATCTACCACGGCAACCAAGTCGCCTGCGTCTACAACACCGCGGACCCGGAGACCGAGCGGCTGGTCCGCGAAGCCGACGTGGAAGAGGGCTGCCGGGCGATCGGCTTCACCCTCGAAGCGCCCCGGGTCTCCGAACTCGGCGTGGTGGACGGCCTGCTGGTGGACCGGGCGTTCGTCCCGGACCGGCAGGGCACCGCCCAGGAGCTGGCCGGGACCGGCGACGTCCAGCCGCCGGCACCGCACAACATCGCCAACGCGCTGGCCGCGGCGGCCCTCGCCCGCGCCTACGGGGTCGAACCGGCCGCCGTGCGCGAGGGACTGCGGGCCTTCCGCCCCGACGCGCACCGCATCGCCGAGGTCGCGGTGGTGGACGGGGTGACCTACGTGGACGACTCCAAGGCCACCAACACCCATGCCGCTCAGGCGTCACTGGCCGCGTACGACTCCGTCGTCTGGCTGGCCGGCGGCCTCGCCAAGGGCGCCGAGTTCGACGAACTCGCCGCCCGGGCCGCGGACCGGCTGCGCGGGGTGGTCCTCTTCGGTGCGGACCGGGCACTGATCCGGGAAGCCCTGGCGCGACACGCCCCGCAGGTGCCGGTCGTCGAGCTGGAACGGACCGACACTGGGGCGATGTCCGCCGCCGTCACCGCGGCCCGGGAGCTGGCCCGGCCGGGCGACACCGTACTGCTCGCCCCGGCCTGTGCGTCGATGGACATGTTCACCAACTACAACCAGCGCGGGGATCTTTTCGCGGCGGCGGTCCAGACCCTCTCGGTCCCGACCGACCAGCCCCGCTAG
- the mraY gene encoding phospho-N-acetylmuramoyl-pentapeptide-transferase has protein sequence MKQILVSGVLGLFLSLIGTPLLIRLLARKGYGQMIRDDGPKAHHSKRGTPTMGGIAFILATLIAYAATKLITGDKPTMSGVLVLFLTAGLGLVGFLDDYIKIVKQRSLGLRAKAKMAGQLIVGITFAILALNFHDSRGQTPASTKLSFTTDFGWSIGPVIFVIWALFMILAMSNGVNLTDGLDGLATGASVMVFAAYTVIGVWQYGQWCGAPVSANGACYEVRNPLDLAVVAAALMGACFGFLWWNTSPAKIFMGDTGSLALGGALAGLAICSRTEMLLAILGGLFVLITMSVIIQVGSFRLTGKRVFRMAPLQHHFELKGWSEVLVVVRFWIVQGMCMAVGLGIFYAGWVAAS, from the coding sequence ATGAAGCAGATCCTCGTCTCCGGCGTCCTGGGACTCTTCCTCTCCTTGATCGGCACACCGCTGCTGATCCGCCTGCTGGCCCGCAAGGGCTACGGGCAGATGATCCGGGACGACGGCCCGAAGGCCCACCACAGCAAGCGCGGCACCCCCACCATGGGCGGGATCGCGTTCATCCTGGCCACCCTGATCGCCTACGCGGCGACCAAGCTGATCACCGGCGACAAGCCGACGATGTCCGGGGTGCTGGTGCTGTTCCTCACCGCCGGCCTCGGCCTGGTGGGCTTCCTGGACGACTACATCAAGATCGTGAAGCAGCGCAGCCTCGGCCTGCGGGCCAAGGCGAAGATGGCAGGCCAGCTGATCGTCGGCATCACCTTCGCGATCCTGGCGCTGAACTTCCACGACTCCCGCGGCCAGACCCCGGCGTCGACGAAGCTCTCCTTCACCACGGACTTCGGCTGGTCGATCGGCCCGGTGATCTTCGTGATCTGGGCGCTGTTCATGATCCTGGCCATGTCCAACGGCGTGAACCTCACCGACGGCCTGGACGGCCTGGCCACCGGCGCCTCGGTGATGGTCTTCGCCGCGTACACGGTCATCGGCGTGTGGCAGTACGGCCAGTGGTGCGGCGCCCCGGTCAGCGCCAACGGCGCCTGTTACGAGGTACGCAACCCGCTCGACCTGGCGGTGGTCGCCGCGGCACTGATGGGTGCCTGCTTCGGCTTCCTGTGGTGGAACACCTCACCGGCCAAGATCTTCATGGGCGACACCGGGTCGCTGGCGCTGGGCGGCGCGCTCGCCGGCCTGGCGATCTGCTCCCGCACCGAGATGCTGCTGGCCATCCTCGGCGGCCTCTTCGTCCTGATCACCATGTCCGTGATCATCCAGGTCGGCTCCTTCCGGCTCACCGGCAAGCGGGTCTTCCGGATGGCGCCACTCCAGCACCACTTCGAACTCAAGGGGTGGAGCGAGGTCCTGGTGGTGGTCCGCTTCTGGATCGTCCAGGGCATGTGCATGGCCGTGGGCCTGGGCATCTTCTACGCCGGGTGGGTGGCCGCCTCATGA
- a CDS encoding UDP-N-acetylmuramoyl-tripeptide--D-alanyl-D-alanine ligase, whose amino-acid sequence MIPLSLAEVARAVGGSTHDIPDSDVQVTGPVVRDSREVVPGSLFVAFAGERVDGHDFAAKAVADGAVAVLAARPVGAPAIVVDDVQTALGALAQHVIERLGVTVVALTGSAGKTSTKDLIAQLLQQAAPTVWTPGSLNNEIGLPLTALTADQDTRHLVLEMGARGIGHIRYLTGLTPPRIGLVLNVGSAHIGEFGGKEQIAQAKGELVEALPAAADGGIAVLNADDPLVIAMRERTRARVVTFGESAEADYQGQNVRLSDRGQAIFSLRTPTGCADVTLRLYGEHHVSNALAAAAVAGELGMPVGEIASALSRAGSLSHWRMEVTERPDGVTVVNDAYNANPESMRAALRALAAMGRPAQARGGRTWAVLGKMAELGEQALTEHDAVGRLAVRLNVSKLVAVGGTEAAWLQMGAYNEGSWGEESVHVSDAEAAIDLLRSEVRPGDVVLVKASRSVGLESVALALIEAAPGGDLGGTGREGAVR is encoded by the coding sequence GTGATCCCCCTTTCCCTCGCCGAGGTCGCACGCGCGGTCGGCGGGAGTACGCACGACATACCGGACAGCGATGTCCAGGTCACCGGGCCCGTGGTCCGCGATTCCCGCGAGGTGGTGCCCGGCTCGCTCTTCGTGGCCTTCGCCGGGGAGCGGGTGGACGGCCACGACTTCGCCGCCAAGGCCGTCGCCGACGGCGCGGTCGCGGTGCTGGCCGCCCGCCCGGTCGGCGCACCCGCGATCGTGGTGGACGACGTCCAGACGGCGCTCGGCGCGCTCGCCCAGCACGTCATCGAGCGCCTCGGCGTCACCGTGGTGGCCCTCACCGGCTCGGCCGGCAAGACCAGCACCAAGGACCTCATCGCCCAACTGCTGCAGCAGGCCGCGCCCACCGTGTGGACCCCCGGGTCGCTCAACAACGAGATCGGGCTGCCGCTCACCGCGCTCACCGCCGACCAGGACACCAGGCACCTGGTGCTGGAGATGGGCGCCCGTGGCATCGGCCACATCCGCTACCTGACCGGGCTGACCCCGCCGCGGATCGGCCTGGTGCTCAATGTGGGCTCCGCGCACATCGGCGAATTCGGCGGCAAGGAGCAGATCGCCCAGGCCAAGGGCGAACTCGTCGAAGCGCTGCCGGCCGCCGCGGACGGCGGCATCGCGGTGCTCAACGCCGACGACCCGCTGGTGATCGCGATGCGCGAGCGCACCCGGGCCCGGGTGGTGACCTTCGGAGAGAGCGCAGAAGCCGACTATCAGGGACAGAATGTCCGGCTCAGCGACCGGGGACAGGCGATCTTCAGCCTGCGAACACCCACCGGGTGCGCCGACGTGACCTTGCGCCTGTACGGTGAGCATCACGTGTCGAACGCGCTCGCCGCGGCCGCCGTTGCCGGTGAACTAGGCATGCCTGTCGGGGAGATCGCCTCCGCGCTCTCCCGGGCCGGCTCGCTCTCGCACTGGCGGATGGAGGTCACCGAGCGGCCCGACGGCGTGACGGTCGTCAACGACGCCTACAACGCGAACCCCGAATCCATGAGGGCTGCTCTGCGCGCACTGGCCGCGATGGGCCGGCCCGCCCAGGCTCGGGGGGGCCGTACGTGGGCGGTGCTGGGCAAGATGGCCGAACTCGGCGAGCAAGCGCTCACCGAGCACGACGCGGTGGGGCGGCTGGCCGTCCGGCTCAACGTCAGCAAGCTCGTGGCCGTGGGCGGTACTGAAGCCGCCTGGCTGCAAATGGGCGCCTATAACGAGGGTTCGTGGGGTGAGGAGTCGGTGCACGTGTCCGACGCGGAGGCGGCGATCGACCTGTTGCGCAGCGAGGTGCGCCCGGGCGATGTCGTTCTGGTCAAGGCATCGAGGTCGGTCGGGCTGGAGTCCGTCGCCTTGGCGCTGATCGAGGCGGCCCCCGGTGGCGACCTCGGCGGAACGGGCCGCGAGGGTGCCGTCCGATGA
- a CDS encoding UDP-N-acetylmuramoyl-L-alanyl-D-glutamate--2,6-diaminopimelate ligase: protein MRHHDPDQHGATATGDRDPRPRPPGRFGPEPGRPGNLTAVPTADQPTLTQPPGAPRPARVRPKPLADLAGRLGTPAPDGPESAAMITGITHDSRAVRPGDLYAALPGARFHGADFAGQAATAGAAAVLTDPAGAERAAATGLPVLTVADPRAVMGELAAAVYDEPGEGMLRIGITGTSGKTTTSYLVEGGLRATRHGATGLIGTVETRIGDERLKSERTTPEATDLQALFAVMRERGVESVVMEVSSHALVLGRVDGAVFDVAVFNNLSPEHMEFHSGMEDYFQAKAQLFTPRRSRLGVVNLDDEYGRRLVAEATVPLVTFSAEGRLDADWRAEEITAGLLDSRFTVLGPKGERVHAVAPLPGPFNVANTLAAITALAAAGLDPQTAADGVAAVPGVPGRLERVDAGQPYLAVVDYAHKTDAVESVLRALRATTDGRIHAVLGCGGDRDRTKRGPMGAAVARLADTAVLTSDNPRSEDPLAILAAMLNGAVEVPADQRGHVIVEPDRAAAVATAVAQARPGDIVVVAGKGHEQGQDIAGEVRPFDDREVLRAAIQKDQKQP, encoded by the coding sequence ATGCGCCACCACGACCCTGACCAGCACGGAGCCACCGCGACCGGCGACCGCGACCCGCGCCCGCGCCCCCCGGGCCGTTTTGGCCCGGAGCCCGGAAGGCCCGGTAACCTCACCGCCGTGCCCACAGCTGACCAGCCCACCCTCACCCAGCCGCCGGGCGCGCCGCGCCCGGCGCGCGTGCGCCCCAAACCGCTCGCGGACCTCGCCGGACGGCTCGGAACACCGGCGCCGGACGGTCCGGAAAGCGCCGCCATGATCACCGGCATCACCCACGACTCGCGTGCGGTCCGCCCCGGCGACCTGTACGCGGCGCTGCCCGGTGCCCGCTTCCATGGCGCCGACTTCGCCGGCCAGGCCGCCACCGCCGGCGCCGCCGCCGTACTGACCGATCCGGCCGGCGCCGAGCGCGCCGCCGCCACCGGGCTGCCGGTGCTCACCGTCGCCGACCCCCGGGCGGTGATGGGCGAACTGGCGGCCGCGGTCTACGACGAGCCCGGTGAGGGCATGCTGCGGATCGGCATCACCGGCACCTCCGGCAAGACCACCACCTCGTACCTCGTGGAGGGCGGCCTGCGGGCCACCCGGCACGGCGCCACCGGCCTGATCGGCACGGTGGAGACCCGGATCGGCGACGAGCGGCTCAAGAGCGAGCGCACCACCCCGGAGGCCACCGACCTGCAGGCGCTCTTCGCGGTGATGCGCGAACGCGGCGTCGAGTCGGTGGTGATGGAGGTCTCCAGCCACGCGCTGGTCCTCGGCCGGGTGGACGGTGCCGTCTTCGACGTGGCCGTCTTCAACAACCTCAGCCCGGAGCACATGGAGTTCCACTCCGGCATGGAGGACTACTTCCAGGCCAAGGCGCAGCTCTTCACCCCGCGCCGCAGCCGGCTCGGCGTGGTCAACCTGGACGACGAGTACGGCCGCCGGCTGGTCGCCGAGGCCACCGTCCCCCTGGTGACGTTCTCCGCCGAGGGCCGCCTGGACGCCGACTGGCGGGCCGAGGAGATCACCGCGGGCCTGCTGGACAGCCGCTTCACCGTGCTCGGCCCCAAGGGCGAGCGGGTGCACGCCGTGGCGCCGCTGCCCGGCCCCTTCAACGTGGCCAACACCCTGGCCGCGATCACCGCGCTGGCCGCGGCCGGGCTCGACCCGCAGACCGCCGCCGACGGCGTCGCAGCCGTGCCGGGGGTCCCCGGCCGCCTGGAGCGGGTCGACGCCGGCCAGCCCTACCTCGCGGTGGTCGACTACGCGCACAAGACCGACGCCGTGGAGTCGGTGCTGCGGGCGCTGCGCGCCACCACCGACGGCCGGATCCACGCCGTGCTCGGCTGCGGCGGCGACCGTGACCGGACCAAGCGCGGGCCGATGGGCGCGGCTGTCGCCCGGCTCGCCGACACCGCCGTACTGACCTCGGACAACCCGCGCTCGGAGGACCCGCTGGCGATCCTCGCCGCGATGCTGAACGGAGCCGTCGAAGTCCCCGCCGACCAGCGCGGACACGTCATCGTCGAGCCCGACCGGGCCGCCGCCGTCGCCACCGCCGTCGCCCAGGCGCGGCCAGGTGACATCGTGGTGGTCGCCGGCAAGGGCCATGAGCAGGGCCAGGACATCGCCGGAGAGGTACGCCCCTTCGACGACCGTGAGGTGCTGCGCGCCGCGATCCAGAAGGACCAGAAACAACCGTGA
- a CDS encoding peptidoglycan D,D-transpeptidase FtsI family protein, which produces MTEPPRRPGPPRGGAPRPAAGRPVRRPSGAPGAPRRGPAGPKVVRLGRPRPRLRMVGVALTLVLAAFVVRLLQVQAVDASSYASKAAVNRWVTHEVIADRGTITDRSGVDLATTVDAFDITADPYLFTRAQTKVADAPQQAAQLLAPIVGGDATKIAQQLATPGSRYQVIARAQSPQVWNQIKDLKSAFADKAADGEGADVMAGIFDEPHTKRVYPAGDLAAGVIGFVNAEGQGAGGLESMFNKQLSGTNGKIRYAQSNGRQVPTAGSQEQPAVPGSDVELTLDRDIQWEAQQAITAQVRKSRADRGYVIVQDSRTGQVLAMADAPGFDPGDLSHAAPGTLGNAAMQDAYEPGSVSKLMSMAAILDTGTATPTTHVTVPGTLPRADRVFHDDVDHGTWYLTLNGVLAKSSNIGTILASGQLGATQPQANQVLYSYLKKFGIGSPTGIGFPGETPGILARPQDWNASQQYTIPFGQGLSVNALQATSVYSTIANGGVRVEPSLIRGITGPDGRFVPADPPKKTRVVSTQTAKTLSTMLESVVGSEEGTGMNARIDGYRVAGKTGTANRVDPETGRYKGYTSSFLGFAPADNPRVTVSCVIQNPTKGSYFGGDICGPVFQKVMTFALKSLDVPPSGIPAPKLPIEFNPGQPPAATSPKGH; this is translated from the coding sequence GTGACAGAACCGCCCCGCCGCCCCGGCCCGCCGCGCGGCGGCGCCCCCCGCCCCGCCGCCGGACGGCCGGTGCGGCGGCCGAGCGGGGCGCCGGGGGCGCCACGGCGGGGCCCGGCCGGCCCCAAGGTGGTACGGCTCGGACGGCCGCGGCCCCGGCTGCGCATGGTGGGCGTCGCACTCACCCTGGTGCTGGCCGCCTTCGTCGTACGGCTGCTGCAGGTGCAGGCGGTCGACGCGTCCTCGTACGCCTCCAAGGCCGCGGTCAACCGGTGGGTCACCCACGAGGTCATCGCCGACCGCGGCACCATCACCGACCGGTCAGGCGTCGACCTCGCCACCACCGTCGACGCCTTCGACATCACCGCCGACCCGTATCTCTTCACCCGCGCCCAGACCAAGGTCGCCGACGCACCCCAGCAGGCGGCCCAGCTGCTCGCGCCCATCGTCGGCGGCGACGCCACCAAGATCGCCCAGCAGCTCGCCACCCCGGGCTCCCGCTACCAGGTGATCGCCCGCGCCCAGTCCCCGCAGGTCTGGAACCAGATCAAGGACCTCAAGTCCGCGTTCGCCGACAAGGCCGCCGACGGCGAGGGCGCCGACGTGATGGCCGGCATCTTCGACGAGCCGCACACCAAGCGGGTCTATCCGGCCGGCGACCTCGCGGCCGGCGTCATCGGCTTCGTCAACGCCGAGGGCCAGGGCGCCGGCGGCCTGGAGTCGATGTTCAACAAGCAGCTCTCCGGCACCAACGGCAAGATCCGGTACGCCCAGTCCAACGGCCGCCAGGTCCCCACCGCCGGCAGCCAGGAGCAGCCCGCGGTCCCCGGCTCCGACGTCGAACTCACCCTGGACCGGGACATCCAGTGGGAGGCCCAGCAGGCCATCACCGCCCAGGTGCGCAAGTCCAGGGCCGACCGCGGCTACGTCATCGTGCAGGACTCCCGCACCGGCCAGGTGCTGGCGATGGCCGACGCCCCCGGCTTCGACCCCGGCGACCTCTCCCACGCCGCCCCCGGCACCCTCGGCAACGCGGCGATGCAGGACGCCTACGAACCCGGCAGTGTCAGCAAGCTGATGTCCATGGCCGCGATCCTGGACACCGGCACCGCCACGCCCACCACCCATGTCACCGTCCCCGGCACCCTGCCCCGCGCCGACCGGGTCTTCCACGACGACGTGGACCACGGCACCTGGTACCTGACCCTCAACGGTGTGCTCGCCAAGTCCAGCAACATCGGCACCATCCTGGCCAGCGGCCAGCTCGGCGCCACCCAGCCGCAGGCCAACCAGGTCCTCTACTCGTATCTGAAGAAGTTCGGCATCGGCTCCCCGACCGGCATCGGCTTCCCCGGCGAGACCCCCGGCATCCTCGCCAGACCGCAGGACTGGAACGCCTCCCAGCAGTACACGATCCCCTTCGGCCAGGGTCTGTCGGTCAACGCCCTGCAGGCCACCTCGGTCTACTCGACCATCGCCAACGGCGGGGTCCGGGTCGAGCCGTCGCTGATCCGCGGCATCACAGGACCGGACGGCCGCTTCGTGCCCGCGGACCCGCCGAAGAAGACCCGGGTGGTCAGCACCCAAACCGCCAAGACTCTCTCCACCATGCTGGAGTCGGTGGTCGGCAGCGAGGAGGGCACCGGTATGAACGCCCGTATCGACGGCTACCGGGTGGCGGGCAAGACCGGTACAGCCAACCGGGTGGACCCCGAGACCGGCCGCTACAAGGGCTACACCTCGTCCTTCCTGGGCTTCGCGCCCGCCGACAACCCGCGGGTCACCGTCTCCTGCGTGATCCAGAACCCGACGAAGGGCAGTTACTTCGGCGGCGACATCTGCGGCCCGGTCTTCCAGAAGGTGATGACCTTCGCCCTCAAGAGCCTCGACGTGCCGCCCTCCGGCATCCCGGCCCCGAAGCTGCCGATCGAGTTCAATCCCGGTCAGCCGCCCGCCGCCACCAGCCCCAAGGGACACTGA